ATCATGATCTCGAAAGCGTGGTGGCGTTTGCCGATTGTGCTGATCGGCTCACGCTGGAACCGGGTGGCGAGCTCAGGCTTGCGACCACGGGGCCGCTTGCCGCGGCCTGCGGCGAGACATCGGACAATCTCGTGTTCAAGGCCGCAAAATTGTTGGCCGACGCGGTGCCGAATTTGAAGCTCGGCGCCTTCGCGCTCGACAAGGTCTTGCCGGTCGCAGCCGGTATCGGCGGCGGTTCGGCCGATGCCGCGGCGGCGCTGCGTCTTCTCGCGGGCCTCAACAATTTGTCGCTCGATGATCCCCGGCTCCAGGAGGTCGCGCTCGCGACCGGCGCCGACGTGCCGGTGTGCCTGTTCTCGCGCGCCTGCGACATGACCGGCGTTGGCGAGCAGTTGCTGCCGCTGGCGTTGCCAAGCATGCCCTGCGTGATGGTCAATCCACGCGTGCCGGTTGCGACCAAGGACGTGTTCAGGGAGTTGGGCCTGCGCAACGGCGAATTGCTGGTCGGCGCGACCGATGTGCTTGAAGCACCGGCCTGGCCGGAGCAGGGCGCGTCGATTGCCGATTGGGTCGATGTTCTCGAAACCGTCGCCAATGATCTCGAAGCCCCTGCGCTGCGCATCGAGCCTGTCATCGGTGACGTGCTGGAGGTCTTG
This portion of the Bradyrhizobium diazoefficiens genome encodes:
- a CDS encoding 4-(cytidine 5'-diphospho)-2-C-methyl-D-erythritol kinase → MPALVEEGRAKVNLSLRVVGRRADGYHDLESVVAFADCADRLTLEPGGELRLATTGPLAAACGETSDNLVFKAAKLLADAVPNLKLGAFALDKVLPVAAGIGGGSADAAAALRLLAGLNNLSLDDPRLQEVALATGADVPVCLFSRACDMTGVGEQLLPLALPSMPCVMVNPRVPVATKDVFRELGLRNGELLVGATDVLEAPAWPEQGASIADWVDVLETVANDLEAPALRIEPVIGDVLEVLRNSAGVKLARMSGSGATCFAIYGAAAEAHAAAENIRRDHPGWWVHAGTLS